In a single window of the Dreissena polymorpha isolate Duluth1 chromosome 3, UMN_Dpol_1.0, whole genome shotgun sequence genome:
- the LOC127875054 gene encoding fos-related antigen 2-like isoform X1 → MYTEMEGESKYHVANILSSMAHNGHATVEVSNYATPTSVYANGLNVSSTTGLTPTTLSNLERTFIELQSVPSRTALPNPISQSGFVPPIVHSNHPSSNEDYYSDSSSNSCSNDDYIPSQPKKIKIGDKTTTIMSKSEIENPLRKTHRRQIREDEISAEEAVRRNMRRERNKVAAAKCRQRRVDHTNRLLNETEKLEQEQAAIEAEINALQNEKEQLEFYLQAHGPICKVNGVAPKVKKELTLPETPENLSMSHKRPAPVTTTTVTTSSRPSTLSIFKNDHKSELSGLVSITTPSSGFYSMTLDTMVDHTGLTPLTGNLGHTGLTPITNMPTSCSSEVSKKHSASSDSSDGVKTPSSLISL, encoded by the exons atgtaTACGGAAATGGAGGGAGAATCGAAATATCATGTGGCGAATATTCTGTCAAGCATGGCGCACAATGGACACGCGACTGTCGAAGTGTCGAAC TATGCCACCCCTACGTCTGTGTATGCCAATGGACTGAATGTCAGCAGCACCACCGGCCTGACCCCAACCACACTGAGCAACCTTGAACGGACCTTCATAGAACTACAGTCCGTTCCCAGTCGCACAGCGCTACCAAATCCCATTTCCCAGAGCGGCTTTGTTCCCCCGATAGTTCACTCCAATCACCCATCAAGCAACGAGGACTACTACAGCGATTCCTCGAGTAACAGCTGCAGCAACGATGACTACATCCCTTCCCAGCCAAAGAAGATTAAGATTGGGGACAAGACGACTACCATCATGTCGAAATCTGAAATAGAGAACCCTCTGCGGAAAACTCACAGGCGCCAGATACGCGAAGATGAG ATATCTGCTGAGGAGGCAGTCCGTCGTAATATGCGTCGTGAGCGAAACAAAGTTGCTGCTGCTAAGTGCCGACAGCGTAGAGTGGATCACACTAACAGACTTCTTAAT GAGACTGAGAAACTTGAGCAGGAACAGGCGGCCATTGAGGCGGAGATAAACGCCCTACAGAATGAAAAGGAACAGCTTGAGTTCTACCTGCAGGCCCACGGCCCCATCTGCAAGGTCAATGGGGTCGCCCCCAAGGTCAAAAAGGAGCTTACCTTGCCCGAAACCCCTGAAAATCTCAGTATGTCCCACAAGAGGCCAGCACCTGTTACCACAACAACAGTAACAACGTCGTCTCGACCTTCCACGCTGTCCATCTTCAAGAATGATCATAAGTCGGAACTGTCGGGTTTAGTTTCCATAACGACCCCGTCTAGTGGTTTCTACAGCATGACCCTTGACACTATGGTAGACCACACAGGGTTAACTCCCCTCACTGGAAATCTCGGACACACAGGCCTGACTCCCATTACCAATATGCCTACGTCCTGTAGTAGTGAGGTTTCAAAAAAGCATTCCGCATCTAGTGACAGTTCCGATGGTGTGAAAACACCGTCAAGTCTCATTTCATTATAG
- the LOC127875054 gene encoding fos-related antigen 1-like isoform X3, translating to MMWNYSCRYATPTSVYANGLNVSSTTGLTPTTLSNLERTFIELQSVPSRTALPNPISQSGFVPPIVHSNHPSSNEDYYSDSSSNSCSNDDYIPSQPKKIKIGDKTTTIMSKSEIENPLRKTHRRQIREDEISAEEAVRRNMRRERNKVAAAKCRQRRVDHTNRLLNETEKLEQEQAAIEAEINALQNEKEQLEFYLQAHGPICKVNGVAPKVKKELTLPETPENLSMSHKRPAPVTTTTVTTSSRPSTLSIFKNDHKSELSGLVSITTPSSGFYSMTLDTMVDHTGLTPLTGNLGHTGLTPITNMPTSCSSEVSKKHSASSDSSDGVKTPSSLISL from the exons atgatGTGGAACTACTCATGCAGG TATGCCACCCCTACGTCTGTGTATGCCAATGGACTGAATGTCAGCAGCACCACCGGCCTGACCCCAACCACACTGAGCAACCTTGAACGGACCTTCATAGAACTACAGTCCGTTCCCAGTCGCACAGCGCTACCAAATCCCATTTCCCAGAGCGGCTTTGTTCCCCCGATAGTTCACTCCAATCACCCATCAAGCAACGAGGACTACTACAGCGATTCCTCGAGTAACAGCTGCAGCAACGATGACTACATCCCTTCCCAGCCAAAGAAGATTAAGATTGGGGACAAGACGACTACCATCATGTCGAAATCTGAAATAGAGAACCCTCTGCGGAAAACTCACAGGCGCCAGATACGCGAAGATGAG ATATCTGCTGAGGAGGCAGTCCGTCGTAATATGCGTCGTGAGCGAAACAAAGTTGCTGCTGCTAAGTGCCGACAGCGTAGAGTGGATCACACTAACAGACTTCTTAAT GAGACTGAGAAACTTGAGCAGGAACAGGCGGCCATTGAGGCGGAGATAAACGCCCTACAGAATGAAAAGGAACAGCTTGAGTTCTACCTGCAGGCCCACGGCCCCATCTGCAAGGTCAATGGGGTCGCCCCCAAGGTCAAAAAGGAGCTTACCTTGCCCGAAACCCCTGAAAATCTCAGTATGTCCCACAAGAGGCCAGCACCTGTTACCACAACAACAGTAACAACGTCGTCTCGACCTTCCACGCTGTCCATCTTCAAGAATGATCATAAGTCGGAACTGTCGGGTTTAGTTTCCATAACGACCCCGTCTAGTGGTTTCTACAGCATGACCCTTGACACTATGGTAGACCACACAGGGTTAACTCCCCTCACTGGAAATCTCGGACACACAGGCCTGACTCCCATTACCAATATGCCTACGTCCTGTAGTAGTGAGGTTTCAAAAAAGCATTCCGCATCTAGTGACAGTTCCGATGGTGTGAAAACACCGTCAAGTCTCATTTCATTATAG
- the LOC127875054 gene encoding fos-related antigen 1-like isoform X2: MKKYVVCKYATPTSVYANGLNVSSTTGLTPTTLSNLERTFIELQSVPSRTALPNPISQSGFVPPIVHSNHPSSNEDYYSDSSSNSCSNDDYIPSQPKKIKIGDKTTTIMSKSEIENPLRKTHRRQIREDEISAEEAVRRNMRRERNKVAAAKCRQRRVDHTNRLLNETEKLEQEQAAIEAEINALQNEKEQLEFYLQAHGPICKVNGVAPKVKKELTLPETPENLSMSHKRPAPVTTTTVTTSSRPSTLSIFKNDHKSELSGLVSITTPSSGFYSMTLDTMVDHTGLTPLTGNLGHTGLTPITNMPTSCSSEVSKKHSASSDSSDGVKTPSSLISL, translated from the exons TATGCCACCCCTACGTCTGTGTATGCCAATGGACTGAATGTCAGCAGCACCACCGGCCTGACCCCAACCACACTGAGCAACCTTGAACGGACCTTCATAGAACTACAGTCCGTTCCCAGTCGCACAGCGCTACCAAATCCCATTTCCCAGAGCGGCTTTGTTCCCCCGATAGTTCACTCCAATCACCCATCAAGCAACGAGGACTACTACAGCGATTCCTCGAGTAACAGCTGCAGCAACGATGACTACATCCCTTCCCAGCCAAAGAAGATTAAGATTGGGGACAAGACGACTACCATCATGTCGAAATCTGAAATAGAGAACCCTCTGCGGAAAACTCACAGGCGCCAGATACGCGAAGATGAG ATATCTGCTGAGGAGGCAGTCCGTCGTAATATGCGTCGTGAGCGAAACAAAGTTGCTGCTGCTAAGTGCCGACAGCGTAGAGTGGATCACACTAACAGACTTCTTAAT GAGACTGAGAAACTTGAGCAGGAACAGGCGGCCATTGAGGCGGAGATAAACGCCCTACAGAATGAAAAGGAACAGCTTGAGTTCTACCTGCAGGCCCACGGCCCCATCTGCAAGGTCAATGGGGTCGCCCCCAAGGTCAAAAAGGAGCTTACCTTGCCCGAAACCCCTGAAAATCTCAGTATGTCCCACAAGAGGCCAGCACCTGTTACCACAACAACAGTAACAACGTCGTCTCGACCTTCCACGCTGTCCATCTTCAAGAATGATCATAAGTCGGAACTGTCGGGTTTAGTTTCCATAACGACCCCGTCTAGTGGTTTCTACAGCATGACCCTTGACACTATGGTAGACCACACAGGGTTAACTCCCCTCACTGGAAATCTCGGACACACAGGCCTGACTCCCATTACCAATATGCCTACGTCCTGTAGTAGTGAGGTTTCAAAAAAGCATTCCGCATCTAGTGACAGTTCCGATGGTGTGAAAACACCGTCAAGTCTCATTTCATTATAG
- the LOC127873167 gene encoding carboxylic ester hydrolase LipN-like isoform X2 codes for MAIRLATMVPCILVDVEYRRSPEHKFPASNEDAKSVVAWVAANKASLGGASSSKIGVSGDSNGGRLAAVMCYDLPVVVDFAVLIYPKVSYQDYPSCDEFKNGPLLPKVRMDWFSRLTLTEDDYRNPRASVVLQPDHSVMPPTLVLVAELDPLRDGALDYVKILTAAGVDVEMELIKGVPHTFWTLPGAFKENCQRSYERVAAFIRKQSLWTGWDDFCVALTHSHLYICKNIFLIFDTDSFFHPYMYTCI; via the exons ATGGCAATCCGACTGGCAAC AATGGTTCCATGTATACTTGTTGACGTGGAATACCGAAGGTCTCCGGAGCACAAATTTCCGGCCAGTAATGAAGATGCAAAGAGCGTAGTGGCGTGGGTGGCTGCAAATAAAGCATCGCTAGGTGGCGCTTCTTCCAGTAAAATCGGCGTTTCCGGCGATAGTAACGGCGGAAGGCTAGCTGCTGTCATGTGCTACGATCTTCCAGTAGTCGTTGATTTTGCA GTACTTATCTACCCTAAAGTATCGTACCAAGACTACCCATCTTGCGATGAATTTAAAAACGGGCCTCTTCTGCCTAAAGTTCGCATGGATTG GTTTTCCAGACTTACGCTTACTGAAGACGACTACCGAAACCCCCGGGCCTCTGTTGTTTTGCAGCCGGACCACAGCGTCATGCCCCCGACCCTGGTGCTTGTAGCGGAACTGGATCCCCTCAGGGACGGAGCGCTTG ATTACGTGAAGATATTGACAGCCGCTGGTGTTGACGTCGAGATGGAGCTGATTAAAGGGGTACCACACACCTTCTGGACTTTACCAG GAGCCTTCAAAGAGAACTGTCAGCGTTCATACGAGCGTGTAGCGGCATTCATCCGAAAACAATCCTTGTGGACCGGGTGGGACGATTTTTGTGTTGCTTTAACTCACTctcatttgtatatttgtaaaaacaTCTTCCTGATATTTGATACTGACTCATTTTTTCATccttacatgtacacatgtatttga
- the LOC127873167 gene encoding carboxylic ester hydrolase LipN-like isoform X1, whose amino-acid sequence MTAMNIHVYAKNPNALPTDTEYMFVYSRMVPCILVDVEYRRSPEHKFPASNEDAKSVVAWVAANKASLGGASSSKIGVSGDSNGGRLAAVMCYDLPVVVDFAVLIYPKVSYQDYPSCDEFKNGPLLPKVRMDWFSRLTLTEDDYRNPRASVVLQPDHSVMPPTLVLVAELDPLRDGALDYVKILTAAGVDVEMELIKGVPHTFWTLPGAFKENCQRSYERVAAFIRKQSLWTGWDDFCVALTHSHLYICKNIFLIFDTDSFFHPYMYTCI is encoded by the exons ATGACCgccatgaatatacatgtatatgcgaaAAACCCAAACGCGTTACCAACAGACACCGAATATATGTTCGTATATTCCAGAATGGTTCCATGTATACTTGTTGACGTGGAATACCGAAGGTCTCCGGAGCACAAATTTCCGGCCAGTAATGAAGATGCAAAGAGCGTAGTGGCGTGGGTGGCTGCAAATAAAGCATCGCTAGGTGGCGCTTCTTCCAGTAAAATCGGCGTTTCCGGCGATAGTAACGGCGGAAGGCTAGCTGCTGTCATGTGCTACGATCTTCCAGTAGTCGTTGATTTTGCA GTACTTATCTACCCTAAAGTATCGTACCAAGACTACCCATCTTGCGATGAATTTAAAAACGGGCCTCTTCTGCCTAAAGTTCGCATGGATTG GTTTTCCAGACTTACGCTTACTGAAGACGACTACCGAAACCCCCGGGCCTCTGTTGTTTTGCAGCCGGACCACAGCGTCATGCCCCCGACCCTGGTGCTTGTAGCGGAACTGGATCCCCTCAGGGACGGAGCGCTTG ATTACGTGAAGATATTGACAGCCGCTGGTGTTGACGTCGAGATGGAGCTGATTAAAGGGGTACCACACACCTTCTGGACTTTACCAG GAGCCTTCAAAGAGAACTGTCAGCGTTCATACGAGCGTGTAGCGGCATTCATCCGAAAACAATCCTTGTGGACCGGGTGGGACGATTTTTGTGTTGCTTTAACTCACTctcatttgtatatttgtaaaaacaTCTTCCTGATATTTGATACTGACTCATTTTTTCATccttacatgtacacatgtatttga